In the genome of Nocardia sp. NBC_00416, one region contains:
- a CDS encoding GNAT family N-acetyltransferase produces the protein MTTVTVDRAGLWDAEALSDVAAATFPLACPPDADMDDIEVFLAEVLSGERFGEYLSDPTRTVLKAVADDEIVGYTILHGGTPADPAIAAAVALDPVLEVSKMYVLPGHHGTGVSSALMHAALEQARGGSYAGIWLGVNQQNLRAQRFYAKYGFEQVGTKTFTVGRQVHHDFVLRLAL, from the coding sequence ATGACCACTGTCACCGTGGACCGGGCCGGACTGTGGGACGCCGAGGCGCTGAGCGATGTCGCCGCCGCGACTTTTCCGCTGGCCTGCCCCCCGGATGCCGATATGGACGATATCGAGGTCTTCCTGGCCGAGGTGCTCTCCGGTGAACGGTTCGGCGAATACCTGTCCGATCCGACGCGCACGGTCCTCAAAGCGGTCGCCGACGACGAGATCGTCGGCTATACCATCCTGCACGGCGGAACCCCCGCCGATCCCGCGATCGCGGCCGCGGTGGCACTGGACCCGGTCCTCGAGGTCAGCAAGATGTACGTGCTGCCGGGCCACCACGGGACAGGTGTGTCGAGCGCGCTCATGCACGCGGCGCTGGAACAGGCCCGCGGCGGAAGCTATGCCGGTATCTGGCTGGGTGTGAACCAGCAGAACCTGCGGGCGCAACGCTTCTACGCCAAGTACGGGTTCGAGCAGGTGGGCACCAAGACCTTCACGGTCGGCCGCCAGGTGCACCACGATTTCGTGCTGCGCCTGGCCCTCTGA
- a CDS encoding tyrosine-protein phosphatase — MIHRSARVPAAVLTGALVAFGPAVAVSIAAPPAASDVLADRSLHLAGAPNARDLGGYRTVDGRTVRTGVAFRTDQLNNLTPADLAELTRLGVRDVDDLRTVYERALGPDRIPAGAHANWYDVIGAAPLPELMSTLAGGDDLYRAFITAPGASQAVAGVLRDIAESGHDGGAVLFHCTAGKDRTGWVAAVLLTVLGVDRATVTEDYLLSNQYRAAAAGDPLSGVKKEWLDSAFDQVAATYGSFDRYVSEGLRLSPAEVDALKQRMLS; from the coding sequence ATGATTCATCGTTCGGCGCGCGTACCGGCAGCTGTGCTCACCGGGGCGCTGGTCGCCTTCGGCCCGGCGGTAGCCGTGAGCATCGCCGCACCTCCCGCCGCCTCGGATGTGCTCGCCGATCGGTCACTGCATCTCGCCGGCGCCCCCAACGCCCGTGATCTCGGGGGGTACCGCACGGTGGACGGCCGTACCGTCCGCACCGGGGTCGCCTTCCGTACCGATCAGCTCAACAATCTCACCCCGGCGGATCTGGCCGAATTGACCAGGCTCGGCGTCCGTGACGTCGACGATCTGCGCACGGTCTACGAGCGCGCGCTGGGTCCGGACCGCATTCCCGCCGGCGCGCACGCCAATTGGTACGACGTGATCGGCGCGGCCCCGCTGCCGGAACTGATGTCCACCCTCGCCGGGGGCGACGATCTGTACAGGGCGTTCATCACCGCTCCCGGCGCGAGCCAGGCGGTGGCGGGTGTGCTGCGCGATATCGCCGAATCCGGGCATGACGGCGGGGCCGTGCTGTTCCACTGCACCGCGGGCAAGGACCGGACGGGGTGGGTGGCGGCGGTGCTGCTCACGGTGCTCGGTGTGGACCGCGCTACGGTCACCGAGGATTACCTGCTGTCCAACCAGTACCGCGCCGCCGCCGCCGGCGATCCCCTGAGCGGTGTGAAAAAGGAATGGCTGGACTCCGCGTTCGACCAGGTAGCGGCCACCTACGGTAGTTTCGACCGCTATGTGAGCGAGGGACTGCGGCTGAGCCCCGCCGAGGTCGACGCGCTGAAGCAGCGCATGTTGAGCTGA